The genome window caatcccgtccgtgtttttgcagaggagacattgtaaacgcgcgatcatgtagagacagaaatgacataccTTCGTGTAAAtaggataaataacataaggcaatttagtttgtttgttttatgaaattcggaattttgcatgcctttacgtttgggggggcagtcacagcatttaggggggcattgccccaccttgcccatgcctatgtccgggcctgctgttgagtatcagctctctctattgctctgagctcgcttacgcttacagcatacatgaccgtggttacctgtgattggcctggttgtgcgtcactcagaaaacaacaggccaatcagaagagaggcgcatgaatattaattagatgggccaaaatcgacctgtttttgacagagctcctaaaaaaggagctgtaaaaatatattgagatggattttggcacttataccgcaaatatatattcttaaggacatcaacaaataaaataaacctccagaaatgtgtacgatatgggacctttaagtcaaaattatgatataaactcgcaatttagttatgaagccagaattgtaagctttaaacttgcaaatctgacttttttttctcagaattgagtttacatctcccaattctgactgtttttgaactcagaattgcatgattgtATGATTAAGttgtatctcgctattctgaccttataacacgcaattgtgggaagattagattttttttctgagttgcatgatatgaactcgaaattgtgagttatgaaatcagaattgcaagtcatgaacttataaaagtcataaacttataaaataaaaattgcaattccaactttatttccTAGAATTGCTAGTTCTTgcttcataattgtgacttttgtcTTAGAGTTGCAAGATATATCTTgtcataaacttgcaattctgagaaataaagtcacaattctgagaaaaaaggtaattgcaacttcttatcttgcaattctgactttttctcgcaattgaaagtttatatctcgcaattctgaagtcagaattctgtgaaataaactggtaattttgagttataaagtcagaattgtgtgacataaacgcgcaaatctttttttcttagaattgcatgatataaactggtaattttgagttataaattcagaattgcatgatataaacaattgcgagactcgcaaatttgacttttttctcagaataacttgcgagtttatataagaaaaagtcaggattgccagataaaaactcgcaattgcaagaaaaggtcagaattgcgagtttatatcatgcaattctgagaagtaaagtcagaattgggagtttgtatcacacaattctgagaaaaattgtgagataaaaagttgcaataacctttttttatattttattcagtggcagaaacgatCTTCCACAAACTGGGATAAAAGAGCCTTTTTAAaggaaaattaatacttttattcagtaagaatacattaaattgatcaaaactgacatttttaatgttacaaaagaattccatttcaaattatgttcttttaaactctttattcatcaaagaatcgtgGAAAAAATggatcatggtttccacaaaaatattaagcagttttcAAACTGTTTCTTGAactccaaatcagcatattaaaatgatttctgaaggatcatgcggcaagaatggagtaatgatgctgaaaattcagctttgtcatcacaggaataaattacatcctaaaatagaattatttaaatagaaaacttatgttatttttaattataataatatttttactgaatttttgattaaataaatgcatcattggtaagcataagagactttttgtTCAAAGACTTTTTCACTCTGACTTAGATTTTTTGACCGATTCTGAATGCCTAAAAGCCCTTTCTCTGATTCTGACTGGCTGACTGGTCTTTGACtctgattctgattggctggctctGGCTGCAGGGTGCCATAGTGGCAGTGACAGGTGATGGGGTGAATGACTCCCCTGCTCTGAAGAAGGCTGACATTGGCGTTGCCATGGGAATCGCTGGCTCAGATGTCTCCAAGCAAGCTGCTGACATGATCCTGCTGGACGACAACTTTGCCTCAATTGTTACGGGGGTGGAAGAGGGTAAGACAGAGAAGGAATATTAAGTATTAAGACAAAAGAAATGAAGCATTACAATATTCTTTGCTTTCTCTCTTTCACATTTCTAAATGCATTGGCCTGACTGGTTTACAGATATATGACTGGTCaggtatatgtgtgtatatatatgtatataatgttCAATAAAATACTCTGTTTTAGGTCGTCTGATCTTTGATAACCTAAAGAAGTCAATTGCGTACACACTGACCAGTAACATCCCAGAGATCACACCTTTCCTGCTCTTCATCATCGCCAGTGTGCCTCTGCCTCTGGGCACCGTCACCATCCTCTGCATTGACCTTGGCACTGACATGGTGTGTTATACACACTCACACTTGTGCGCATTCAGTCTTACTTCCAATTCCTGTCAAGTGTGATACTGCCCTCGGGCACCAGACACCAGaccatttcacacacacacacacacacacacacacacacacacacacacacacacacacacacacacacacacacacacacacacacacacacacacacacacacacacacacacacacacacacatatgagcATCTCTGTCATCACTGTCAtcattctccctctctctctcaggTTCCTGCGATCTCTCTAGCGTACGAGTCGGCAGAGAGTGACATTATGAAGCGTCAGCCCCGAAACCCCAAAACTGACAAGCTGGTGAATGAGAGGCTCATCAGCATGGCTTACGGACAGATCGGTCAGCCTCAAATGCACTTGCACGCAGATAGCAGCCAACACACACTTGCCCTTTATAGTTTAATTCTTGTAAACTTTGTGGTCTGTGAAGATTCTCTTTGTGCAAACAAATGAACATCAGACATCGTGCACATATTTTTTGATGGGTCGCTAGGTTCACTTGTTGCCCAAGGCAAGATAAGAACCGATAAAAGAGGGAATACACTGTTTTTAACTACGCATTCCTTGTATTATGAGAtagtgttgtttttttatgtggtaagtactccTTTTTATCCTCAATAATCGTGCaacttatttttcaaataaataaatgcttgatACACTTTAAGTGTCAATGAAAAACCACTTTAGAAATCTGAATAGGCCTCATGCTTCTGATTAATATTGTGAATAAAATAGCTTTTCATGCTCTGCAGGGATAAAAGCAATTACATGTGTTTATCTGCGCATATGTATTTTGTGTATAGGTATGATTCAGGCACTGGGAGGATTCTTCACCTATTTTGTGATCATGGCTGAAAATGGCTTTCTGCCTCAAACGCTGCTGGGAATTCGACTGGATTGGGACGATCGTTCAGTTAATGATGTGGAGGACACTTATGGACAGCAATGGGTAAACACATATGCCTcatatgttcaccaaggctgcattttaacaacaaaaaaatccagaaaaatgcatttaaaaagagaattgatttgcattttaatgggtgaaataagtatttgatcctctATCAATTAGTaatatttctggctcccaggtgtcttttatacaggtctcttaaagggagtgctcctaatctcagtttgttacctgtataaaagacacctgtccacagaagcaatcaatcaatcagattccaaactgtctaccatggccaagaccaaagagctgtccaaggatgtcagggacaagattgtagacctacacaaggctggaatgggttacaagaccatcgccaagcagtttggtgagaaggtgacaacagttggttagatttttcgcaaatggaagaaacacaaaataactgtcagtctccctcggtctggggctccatgcaagatctcacctcgtggagtttcaatgattataagaacggtgaggaatcagcccagaactacacttgtcaatgatctcaaggcagctgggaccatagtcaccaagaaaacaattggtaacacactacgccgtgaaggactgaaatcctgcagtgcccgcaaggtccccctgctcatgAAAGCACATATACatggcctgtctgaagtttgccactgaacatctgaatgattcagaggagaactgggtgaaagtgctTTGGTCAGATGAGacaaatcaagctctttggcatcaactcaactcgatgtgtttggaggaggaggaatgctgcccccaagaacaccatcaaaCATGGAAGTGTAAAGGAAACATGCTTTAGGGGTGTTTTTCTGTTAAGGGGCAAACgtctgcaccgcatcaaagggacgatggatggggccAAGTACCGTCAAATTTTGGGTGAGAACCTTCTTCCCTCCGCCATGGCATTACAAATGGGTTacggatgggtattccagcatgacaatgacccaaaacacacagccaaggcaacaaagaagaGGCTTAAGAAGAAGCCTATTACAGTTCTGGAGTGGCCATGCCAgtgtccagaccttaatcccatagaagatCTGTGGAGAGAggtgaaggttcgagttgccaaacgtcagcctcgagtgtgacaaaatccctcctgagatgtgtgcaaacctggtggccaactacaagaaatgtctgacctctgtgattgccaacaagggttttggcaccaagtactaagtcatgttttgcgaaggggtcaaatacttatttcactcattaaaatgcaaatcaatttataacttttttgaaatgcgtttttctggattttttttgttgtaattCCGTCtttcactgtttaaataaacctaccgttaaaattatagactgatcatttctttgtcagtgggcaaacgtacaaaatcagcagggtgTGAAATAATTAatctttttcttaaatatttacatgcgtgtgtgtttatatgttcatCATAAATCTACACAGTACAGACATATATTATGTAGACACAAACTTTTATTatggatgcaattaatcgcgattaatcgcttGACAGCACTATTTGTATTGTAACCCatagtttaaatatttatgtttcagACTTACGAGCAGCGTAAGGTCATCGAGTTCACCTGTCACACCTCATTCTTTGCCAGCAttgtggtggtgcagtgggccgACCTTATCATCTGCAAGACACGTAGGAACTCTGTCTTCCAACAGGGCATGAAGtcagtatatgtgtgtgtgtgtttgtaaatgCATTCAAGAGTGTGATATTTGCATACGTCTCTGCTAAAGGCTATTCTCTAACCTGTGCACTTACAGGAATAGGATTCTCATTTTCGGACTGTTTACTGAGACGGCTCTGGCAGCCTTCCTGTCCTACTGCCCCGGTATGGACATTGCCCTGAGGATGTACCCACTCAAGTAAGGGACACGCACACACATTTCCGCTCCTTAGAAGAGCTTATGTTCTTTGCTCCTCCTGTCCTCACCTTTTCCTTTCTCATTTTCTTATTTCTTTTACAGGATTATGTGGTGGTTCTGTGCTTTCCCATACAGTTTGCTAATCTTTGTGTATGACGAGATCCGTAAATTAATCCTGCGCAGGAATCCAGGAGGTGAGCACGGATGTTTACAAAGAACATTTCTGAGCAGTGTTATTTCAAGTATTTCAAATTTTAGTAGTTTACGTTGATTTATAGTTTATAGTTaaagtcaaaaatgtacatacaccttgcagaatctgtaaaatgttaattattttatcacaataagagggatcgtacaaaatgcatgttatttttttatttagtactacgtGATACTtcacttaaaagatgtttacatatagtccacaagagaaaataacagatgaatttataaaaataactcagttcaaaagtttacatacacttgattcttaatgttctgttgttacctgaatgatccacagatgtgctTTTTTTCAtgagttaaactgcccactgttctagaaaaatccttcagatcgcacaaattcttttttttttcagtatttttgtgtatttgaagcctttccaacaatgcctgtgtgattttgagatccatcttttcacactgaggacagctgaggaactcatatacaactattacagaagcttcaaacactcactgatgcttcagaagaaaacaccatgcattaagagccggggggtgaaaactttaaaGATCATTCTAATGCATCAGTGtacgtttgaaacttctgtaatagttgtatatgagtccctcagttgtcctccatgtgaaaagatggatctcaaaatcatacagtcattgataaAAAAGGGTTCGAATAGactaaaatgatgaaaaaccaaagaatctgtgggaccagacagatttctgaagaacagcgggcagtttaagtgTACAGGACAAACTCATGAACAAGTTTAGTTTTAGCTTAATTTAATTAACCTGTTCTGTTTATGTTTTCTGAAAGTATACTAGGCAAATAAAAACTCCTAAACTCCTAACATAATACTTTGGTAGTTAAACCGGTGCATATTCAATTTATATGGCGCAGCTAAAGTTTTTCAATAGTACTATTAGAATTAGAGGTTCAAGAAACAATACGGCAATATTGAAGAGAGTCTGTCTATTAATTGAATTCATGTGAATAGGGCTTTATTCTGCATATATCTTTTTAATTCAGTTAATTAATTTTGCTCTCTCTCTGTTTCATTTGCAGGCTGGGTGGAAAGGGAGACCTACTATTAACACGAATATGCAATCTCTGTGCATGACTGctggtgtgtgtgtctgtttgtaaAAGATATGAAGAAAGGTAATGAGATAAATGAAGAATCAGACAATCATGGACATTTATCATGTAagaatgaatgtgtgtgtgtgtgtgtgtgtgtgtgtgtgtgtgtgtgtgtgtgtgtgtgtgtgtgtgtgtgtgtgtgtgacagtgaGTAAGTGTGTACATGCGCTGGGCATAATCTGTTTACATGATGTATCCTGAATATCATTATGCTTAATAAGTTAATGATTTAATAGCAATAGGTTTCAGGATCATTACATTTCTACTGAATTGATTTTGCTGTGAATTTATTACTTTTAGGCTGGATATAAGCTTTCTTTTGGAGTTTTCACTTGTGTGTGAAATGTAGTACATACAtgattcaaatatttatttgcaATTGGTGTTTATGTACTGTACAATATATGACAACCCTGTTGAATAAAACAGCATAGGCTGGTTAGGAAGGTGttaatgctgggatgctggttaggcaggttttgatgctggtttaagatggtcctttgctggaccagcataaaccagctaaggatcagcttaaaccagcataaaaaCATACCTAATCGGCATATTccgtttttttcaccagggaagcttttgtttgtaCTAGTTTTATGCAAATGTATTAGAACTGTTCAAATATTACTATAATCCCTCTATGATTGTATTTAAATACgtgtttaacaaataaaaatcagCAAAATTGCGTGAATATCTGTAATTGGATCTGTAGCGATATGTTTTCTAATTTAAGTCGCTGTGCAACCTGTAAACGAGAAGATAAAatgaatatacatttattttcgactattattatttaaaccgactataaatattaatttatgcagttTACAGTGACTAACGTTATACAATGACCTTACAAGCCAGTTGTCCTGACCTCACCAAAATGGCGGCGGTTTGTGACCTATTTTGTGACATAACATCCTGCAGCGTCACGTCCGAACAGTCCAGCTCAAAAACATGGCGTTGCTTCTAAGGTCAGTACGAacatgttatttttaaaatgtgacaTTTTTGCTTTTGCCTTTGTTTAAGATAAATCTAATCGTTGTAATGTTAGTTTCGAAGGCATATTAGTTGGCGGTTTGACAGTTGTGATATTGAGGGTTTGCTGATGTTGTTACGTATTGTATATCTAACAAGTGCACTTTGGTCAGTTACAGaatgtatattattttgtttttatgtttaattctcagtccaTTTACGTTTCAGCATCAAGTtgctttcaaaataataatagtaatacctTATTGCTATACTCTGCTGTGTTTGTTCACACTGTCTGTAAGGTTGTTGCTGATGTTATAATGATTAAATAACTCTTGAGTTGTGTGTCAGTTTATCTGTAATGTTCATATGTCTGAGCTCGTCTTGGAGTCCTATCATACGCATTGGATCAGACAGTTTGACATGGCGTGCATTAGCAGATAGCTGAGATTTATAGGATTAACTATATTAGACGTCGTTACTTATGTTAGGTGATTTGTATAAGCAAACAGTGAATCTCAATATGCCAGGACTGTGCTATTGTTGTGTTTAAAGTTTTCAAGGACATATTACCAAAAGTTCCTGTACAATCTGAGTTTGGGTACCCAGTCCCAGTTTTAACAGTATGGAAATGtgtacttaaagggacagttcacccaaaaatgaaaatactgtcattaattactcatcctcatgttccaaacccgtaagaccttcgttcatctttggaacacaaattgagaaatttcgaatgaaatccaagagctttcttaccctccatagacagcaatgtaatggAAATGTACCCAGTCACAGAagtttcacttttgggtgaactttccctttaagtgTATTAGTTTTGTACTTGGTTATGTGTTTTGCACATGTCTGAAATATGGGGTTTCTCTGTGTTAAAGGACGGTGGCCCGACAGGGTCTGTGTTCGTCACGGTCGCAGTTTGGCGTACTCTACAGACAGTGAGTGTTTTTGTATTTTCCTAACACATTTTCAAATTAAGAATTCATATTAATGTGTAAAACTGCTTTTGCTTCTTTTTTCAGTGCTGTTCCTATGGGAACTACAGCGAAAGAGGAAATGAACAAGTTTTGGGCAAAAAACACCAATCTCAACCGACCTGTCTCACCACATATAAGCATCTACCAGTGAGTGTTAAACATCTGCTTTTTGCAGTGTGTGGATCATACTGTCTAcaagactatatgtgaccctggaacacaaaaaccagtcataagggtcaataaataaactttttattgatgtatggtttgttaggataggataatatttggccgagatatttgaaaatctgtaatctgagggtgcaaaaaatctaaatactgagaaaatagtctttaaagttgtccaaattaagttgtaagcaatgcatattactaatcaaaagttaagttttgatatatttacagtaggaaatttacaaaatatcttcatggaacattatctttaataaatatcctaatgatttttggcaaatagacccatacaatgtatttttggcttttgctacaaacataccGATGCTGCTTAAGAAACAATTGTACGTTTTGAATGGAATGTAAGCATCTACAAGTGAGTGTTAAACATCTTCTTTTTGCAGTGTGAATTATACAATCTAcaagactatatgtgaccctggaccacaaaaaacagtcataagggtcaataaataaacttttcattgatgtatggtttgttaggataggacaatatttggccgaagatatttgaaaatctgaaaaacccatgctacttaagaaaaATTGTTAAGTTTTGAATGGAATGTAACTAAAATGTCCAAAAAAGTTGATGAATTAATGGCTTTGGTGTTTTCAGGTGGTCTATCCCCATGATGATGTCCATCTCACACAGAGGAACAGGCGTAGCACTAAGTTCAGGTAGCTAACATTTATTCTTGGCTTTCAATAATGTGTTTAAAGGACTACAAAATGACAACTATATAATGATAACTATATTAGCTTCCACTTAAATGCATGATAATGTTCTTTTTATTATAAGCATACACATTATGTCATCAAAGAAtgaattcacttccagaataaaactttcctaataatttactcacccttatgtcatccaagatgatcatgtctttctttcttcagtccaaaAGATATTAAggattttgagaaaaacattccagaatctttctctatatagtggacttcaaaatTGCAGGTTCAATGTAGCTTCGAAGGGCTctgcacaatcccagccgaggaataagggtcttatctagcgaaacgattggtcattttctaaaaaccactaaaatgtatatactttgtaactacaaatgctcatcttgtactaGCTTGACCACATGCGTTATGTAATCAAAAGAAACAGGATtgtgtagagacctttgaagctgcattggaactgcaatttggacctttagcctgttggccaccattgaagtccactatatggagaaaaatcctggaatgttttcctcaaaaacctcctttcttttttttttcatgaacatcttgggggtgagtaaaaagtcagatggattctgattggctgtcagtcTTTTGATTGTTCTGAAAGTGTTTCCAACAATGTCTTTCCACTGTGTTGTTATTGTTCTAGCTGTGATATGgagttatcattatagttatcaTCTTTGGTATTCCTGACTACATGGTtgcatattaatattaaaaaacaatgttgattttttttttcttttaggaaTCTCTGCTTTTGCACTTGCTGCGTTGGTGTTACCTGAGAGTTACCCATATTACCTCGATCTGATTCACTCCATGACCTTTGGACCCCATTTTCTTGCTTTCAGCAAATTTGCTCTGGCTTTCCCCGTGGTTTACCACACTTTCAACGGTGTCCGTCATctggtacacacacacatatataaataatagaTGAAGTATATTCAGACTCACTCCTGCTGTGATAATGACTCATGACAGTGTAACCAGTTGTACATGATCAAAGTGcgaaattaaaggaacactccactttttttggaaataggctcattctccaactcccccaagttaattagttgatttttaccattttgaaatccattcagccgttctcctgttctggcgatatcacttttagcgtagcttagcatagatcattgaatcctattagaccaatagcatcgcgttcaaaaatgaccaacgagtttcgatatttgtcctatttaaaacttgactctttggCAGTTATATTgtatactaagaccggcggaaaatgtaaagatgcgattttctaggccgataagattaacttccaatgaggaacgctccctgtgcatgcagttggtgaCGTTgtactgcgtgatattactccacctgcttcggccatgttacagcagcaaacttccttgactattacgctggaatgggagtgtagttcctaatcttatctgcctagaaaatcgcatctttacattttccgccggtcttagtatacgatataactacagaagagtcaagttttaaataggacaaatatagaaacttgttggtcatttttgaacgcgatgctattggtctaataggattcaatgatctatgctaaaagtgatatcgccagaacaggagaacggctgaatggatttcaaaaaggtaaaactcaacttattaactcggagggagttggagaatgagcctatttccaaaaaaagtggggtgttcctttaagacactacggtttaatagtttttttttttttacaagaaatgaatacttttttttagcaaggatgtatttaattgatcaaaagcgacagtacgggcatttataatgttaaagagATTGTGCTTTTACTAATACATATTGTTcatttgaattttctattcatcaaagaatcctgaaaaaatgtaacaCAGCTTCTATAAAAATAATAAGCGCTAAAGCtgttaacattgataataaatcagcacattagagtgatta of Garra rufa chromosome 10, GarRuf1.0, whole genome shotgun sequence contains these proteins:
- the sdhc gene encoding succinate dehydrogenase cytochrome b560 subunit, mitochondrial, translating into MALLLRTVARQGLCSSRSQFGVLYRHAVPMGTTAKEEMNKFWAKNTNLNRPVSPHISIYQWSIPMMMSISHRGTGVALSSGISAFALAALVLPESYPYYLDLIHSMTFGPHFLAFSKFALAFPVVYHTFNGVRHLAWDLGKGFKIPEVYRSGYIVIALTVLTSIGLAAM